The following proteins are co-located in the Fimbriiglobus ruber genome:
- a CDS encoding AAA family ATPase codes for MITRIYVDNYKCFTNFDFSPQAVQPIFGGNGSGKTTLFEVLNSIRDFVIEGERCATVFPSTTLTRWDPRKRQTISIEFLGTKGRYSYKLIVVHGTTQSSRIEREELYWENTSLYQFADGQARMTDAVGSEKTVRVESTRSCLYILIEGLHADLVPSFSNSLSRFVMSRLIPSQMTSQTSAEEDRLSNGGGNFASWYRRLVQEDFNAVSSITNDLKQVIDGFDSLTFVTAGDVKVLKVLMARPEGQDGKPIVFDFRELSDGQRVLIVLYSLLHGSAGAESVLCLDEPANFLALPEIQPLLVRLRDSVGDGWSQLFVVSHHPESIDYLAADGAVRFVRDGIGPVRVEPFPKMNPDGLKASELVARGWDG; via the coding sequence ATGATTACCCGGATCTATGTCGATAACTACAAGTGTTTCACGAACTTCGACTTTTCACCCCAAGCCGTTCAGCCGATTTTTGGTGGTAACGGCTCGGGGAAAACTACACTCTTTGAAGTCTTGAACTCCATCCGCGATTTCGTCATTGAGGGAGAGCGGTGTGCGACTGTGTTTCCGTCCACGACTTTAACTCGATGGGATCCTCGGAAACGGCAAACGATTTCGATCGAGTTCCTAGGAACTAAAGGCCGCTATTCGTACAAGTTGATCGTAGTGCATGGAACCACGCAATCGTCGCGTATCGAACGTGAAGAATTATATTGGGAAAACACTTCATTATATCAGTTCGCTGACGGACAAGCACGTATGACCGATGCCGTCGGATCAGAGAAAACCGTCCGAGTCGAATCCACCCGATCCTGCTTATACATTCTCATAGAAGGCCTTCATGCTGATCTGGTTCCGTCGTTCAGTAATAGTCTTTCAAGATTTGTCATGTCGCGTCTGATCCCAAGTCAGATGACTTCGCAGACCTCGGCAGAGGAAGATCGACTATCCAACGGAGGTGGCAATTTTGCCTCTTGGTACCGCCGTCTGGTCCAAGAAGATTTTAACGCCGTCAGCAGCATCACCAACGATTTAAAGCAGGTGATTGATGGTTTTGATTCGCTAACATTCGTTACCGCTGGAGACGTGAAAGTTCTGAAAGTCCTGATGGCCCGACCTGAAGGCCAAGACGGCAAACCGATCGTATTTGACTTTCGAGAGCTTTCCGACGGCCAACGGGTACTCATCGTACTCTACAGCCTGCTGCACGGATCGGCGGGAGCAGAATCGGTTCTCTGCTTGGATGAGCCAGCCAATTTCCTCGCTCTACCGGAAATTCAGCCATTGCTCGTTCGCTTACGTGACTCCGTAGGCGATGGGTGGTCGCAACTGTTCGTTGTCTCACACCATCCCGAGAGTATCGATTACCTTGCGGCCGACGGGGCGGTACGGTTCGTTAGGGATGGTATCGGGCCGGTCAGGGTCGAACCATTCCCGAAAATGAACCCCGATGGTCTAAAGGCGTCCGAACTCGTCGCCCGGGGTTGGGACGGATGA
- a CDS encoding 2-oxo acid dehydrogenase subunit E2, whose translation MEFRLPALGDGIESATVVSVLVKPGDAVKAGQAVIGVETDKASMEVEADVDGTVEKVLVKPGDKIPIGGPVLKLSGAAAQPQAVTPPSSPPPPAAAAPQPSAPPKGGGKVEFKLPALGDGIEAATVVNVLVKPGDAVKAGQAVIGVETDKASMEVEADVDGTVEVVHVKPGDKVPVGALILTLTGGAAVKTSESSQTPAPAASSQPTAAPAPAPTPTRAVSTPQHTASSNGVATATLPATGTKTLVAAGPATRRLARELGVALGEVKGTARGGRVTLDNVKEFVRARMDQLKQGGGSNGGAGLSGKTVADSFTHPPLPDFAKYGPIEKQAVSGIRKKIAENLTVAWRMMPMVTQNDQADITDLEAGRKRIVDGLPKGAAKVTWTVLAVKAVVAVLKEFPRFNSSYDMNAGELILKKYYNVGIAVDTERGLVVPVIRDADKKTIRDVAAEVASLAEKARTNKLAIDEMRGATFTITNLGGIGGTSFTPIVNYPEVAILGLCRSSLQPVVKDNQIVPRLVLPLSLTYDHRVIDGADGARFAARLVQLFSDPIRLLMES comes from the coding sequence ATGGAATTTCGCCTGCCTGCATTGGGCGACGGGATTGAGTCAGCAACGGTCGTGAGCGTCCTGGTCAAGCCGGGGGACGCGGTCAAGGCGGGCCAGGCCGTGATCGGTGTGGAGACGGATAAGGCGTCGATGGAAGTCGAGGCCGATGTCGATGGCACCGTCGAGAAGGTATTGGTCAAGCCCGGGGACAAAATTCCCATCGGCGGGCCGGTTCTCAAATTGAGTGGTGCCGCAGCGCAACCGCAAGCGGTTACCCCGCCCTCTTCGCCTCCCCCGCCGGCAGCAGCTGCCCCGCAACCTTCAGCTCCGCCAAAGGGCGGCGGCAAGGTCGAGTTCAAACTCCCCGCGCTGGGCGATGGGATCGAAGCGGCCACGGTCGTGAACGTCCTGGTCAAGCCGGGGGACGCGGTCAAGGCAGGCCAGGCCGTGATCGGCGTGGAGACGGACAAGGCGTCGATGGAAGTCGAGGCCGACGTAGACGGCACTGTGGAAGTGGTCCATGTCAAACCCGGTGATAAAGTCCCGGTCGGAGCATTGATTCTGACGCTGACCGGCGGCGCGGCGGTCAAGACGAGCGAATCGAGCCAGACGCCCGCGCCGGCCGCTTCTTCACAGCCAACCGCCGCTCCGGCTCCGGCTCCCACTCCCACCCGCGCGGTGTCCACGCCCCAACATACCGCATCCTCCAACGGCGTTGCCACGGCGACCCTCCCGGCTACCGGTACGAAGACGCTCGTCGCGGCCGGACCGGCTACCCGCCGGCTCGCCCGCGAACTCGGCGTCGCGCTCGGCGAAGTGAAGGGGACCGCCCGCGGCGGGCGGGTTACGCTCGACAACGTGAAAGAATTCGTCCGCGCCCGGATGGACCAACTCAAGCAAGGCGGCGGGTCGAACGGGGGCGCCGGTCTGAGCGGCAAGACGGTGGCGGACAGTTTCACTCACCCGCCGCTGCCGGACTTCGCCAAGTACGGGCCGATTGAAAAGCAGGCGGTCTCCGGCATCCGCAAGAAGATCGCGGAAAACCTGACCGTCGCCTGGCGCATGATGCCGATGGTCACGCAGAACGACCAGGCGGACATCACCGACCTCGAAGCCGGCCGCAAGCGGATCGTGGACGGGTTGCCGAAAGGCGCGGCCAAGGTGACGTGGACGGTACTGGCCGTGAAGGCGGTCGTGGCCGTGCTGAAGGAGTTCCCGCGGTTCAACAGCAGCTACGACATGAACGCGGGCGAATTGATTCTCAAGAAGTATTACAACGTCGGCATCGCCGTCGACACCGAGCGCGGACTCGTCGTCCCAGTTATCCGCGACGCGGACAAGAAGACGATCCGCGACGTGGCCGCCGAGGTCGCTTCCCTCGCCGAAAAAGCCCGGACGAACAAGTTGGCGATCGACGAGATGCGCGGGGCGACGTTCACCATCACGAACCTCGGCGGCATCGGCGGTACGTCGTTCACCCCGATCGTGAACTACCCCGAGGTGGCGATCCTGGGCCTCTGCCGGTCGAGTCTACAGCCGGTAGTGAAAGATAACCAGATCGTGCCCCGCCTCGTCCTGCCGCTGAGCCTGACCTACGACCATCGCGTCATCGACGGCGCCGACGGCGCGCGGTTCGCCGCCCGCCTCGTTCAGTTGTTCAGCGACCCGATCCGGCTGTTGATGGAGAGTTGA